A window of the Haloarcula litorea genome harbors these coding sequences:
- a CDS encoding GNAT family N-acetyltransferase has product MIREARSADQRRLEAIQTTALDEPWPELLEVAVDGPPLVLVLDDGGVVAYALVVPDHPVAYLAEFAVAPPAQGRGYGTRLMDGLLDRLRSRGFETVRLTAREDDERARGFYETFEFAVADRIEGHYDDGDGVVLTLTL; this is encoded by the coding sequence ATGATCCGCGAGGCCCGCTCGGCCGATCAACGGCGGCTCGAAGCCATCCAGACGACCGCCCTCGACGAACCGTGGCCCGAGCTGCTGGAGGTGGCCGTCGACGGGCCGCCGCTGGTGCTGGTCCTCGACGACGGCGGCGTCGTCGCCTACGCGCTCGTGGTCCCGGACCACCCGGTCGCCTACCTCGCGGAGTTCGCCGTCGCGCCGCCGGCACAGGGCCGGGGGTACGGGACCAGGCTGATGGACGGGCTGCTCGACCGACTCCGCTCGCGGGGGTTCGAGACGGTCAGGCTGACCGCCCGCGAGGACGACGAGCGGGCGCGTGGCTTCTACGAGACGTTCGAGTTCGCCGTGGCCGACCGCATCGAGGGCCACTACGACGACGGCGACGGTGTGGTCCTGACCCTCACTCTCTAG
- a CDS encoding DUF92 domain-containing protein, producing MTSTVRRAGAFAAVATLAFAAPVATGIDSAALATVAATGPFALVALLAVTVVDQDSVLFELFARPGDYEDGKLYGLAAFSLAAAGLALLAVRFDLPVWVFVGVVVLVAYGNLGQRVAVRIKSDEVVGAAGFVVTGFATGVAAQLGAARIQSVAVAPADALFLAGTGALVAALLRSVLFERDDPLVMLSVGLLLWLFFELDPTVAPQRVFVALGVSAALGYVAYALDTASLPGMLTGVLLSLLTIVLGGYGWFAMLITFFGLGGLSTKYRYEEKADRGIAEENEGARGSGNVLANSIVALVAVLAWAASPSHIAVDPALFLYAFAGAVAAAMTDTFSSEFGGLYDNPRLITTFERVEPGTDGGVTWQGVVAGLVGAAIIAGIAAVTIARVGTAGAALVCACGLVGMFVDSVLGATVEGTVVGNQGVNTLATLAAAVTGVGVALAVGLV from the coding sequence GTGACATCGACAGTCCGGCGCGCTGGCGCGTTCGCCGCGGTCGCGACCCTGGCGTTCGCCGCACCGGTCGCCACCGGCATCGACTCGGCCGCGCTCGCGACTGTCGCCGCGACCGGCCCGTTCGCCCTGGTGGCGCTGCTTGCGGTCACCGTCGTCGATCAGGACTCCGTCCTGTTCGAGCTGTTCGCCCGGCCGGGCGACTACGAGGACGGGAAACTGTACGGGCTGGCCGCCTTCTCGCTGGCCGCGGCCGGCCTCGCCCTGCTCGCGGTGCGGTTCGACCTCCCGGTGTGGGTGTTCGTCGGCGTCGTCGTCCTCGTCGCCTACGGCAACCTCGGCCAGCGGGTCGCGGTCCGGATCAAGAGCGACGAGGTCGTCGGGGCCGCCGGCTTCGTCGTCACCGGCTTCGCCACCGGCGTCGCCGCACAGCTGGGGGCGGCCCGCATCCAGAGCGTCGCCGTCGCCCCGGCCGACGCCCTGTTCCTCGCGGGGACCGGTGCGCTCGTCGCGGCGCTGTTGCGCTCGGTGCTGTTCGAGCGCGACGACCCGCTGGTGATGCTGTCGGTCGGGCTCCTGCTGTGGCTGTTCTTCGAGCTCGATCCCACCGTCGCGCCCCAGCGGGTGTTCGTCGCGCTCGGGGTCTCGGCGGCGCTTGGCTACGTCGCCTACGCGCTGGACACGGCGTCGCTCCCCGGGATGCTGACCGGGGTCCTCCTGTCGCTGCTGACCATCGTGCTGGGCGGGTACGGCTGGTTCGCGATGCTCATCACGTTCTTCGGCCTCGGCGGGCTGTCGACGAAGTACCGCTACGAGGAGAAGGCCGACCGCGGCATCGCCGAGGAGAACGAGGGGGCACGCGGGAGCGGGAACGTCCTCGCGAACTCCATCGTCGCGCTGGTCGCCGTGCTGGCCTGGGCCGCCAGCCCCAGCCACATCGCCGTCGACCCGGCGCTGTTCCTCTATGCCTTCGCCGGGGCCGTCGCGGCGGCGATGACCGACACCTTCTCCAGCGAGTTCGGCGGCCTCTACGACAACCCGCGGCTCATCACGACCTTCGAGCGGGTCGAGCCCGGCACCGACGGCGGCGTCACCTGGCAGGGCGTCGTCGCGGGCCTGGTCGGCGCGGCCATCATCGCCGGCATCGCCGCCGTCACCATCGCCCGCGTCGGGACCGCGGGTGCCGCGCTCGTCTGTGCCTGTGGCCTCGTCGGGATGTTCGTCGACAGCGTGCTCGGGGCCACCGTCGAGGGCACCGTCGTCGGCAACCAGGGAGTCAACACGCTGGCGACGCTGGCGGCGGCGGTCACCGGGGTCGGCGTGGCCCTGGCCGTCGGCCTGGTATGA
- a CDS encoding undecaprenyl diphosphate synthase family protein has protein sequence MGLYDRYLATRLRMSDADLPETVALVITERDLLVDGAYATLEQFFDWAVQYGAETLVVYVSVLDEEVVPTLQQELSDLRAPRRVSVRCPDDESVADTPIQVSIGLGGQSEFATAVQKLAEDVESGDLAPEDIDEAAVEDHLVFPTDPDLVIKTGAERLSDFMIWQSVYSELYFTDVNWRNFRRRDYLRALRDYQERQRRFGR, from the coding sequence GTGGGTCTCTACGACCGGTATCTCGCCACGCGTCTCCGGATGAGCGACGCCGACCTCCCGGAGACGGTGGCGCTCGTCATCACCGAGCGGGACCTGCTCGTCGACGGCGCGTACGCCACGCTGGAGCAGTTCTTCGACTGGGCGGTCCAGTACGGGGCCGAGACGCTGGTCGTCTACGTCAGCGTCCTCGACGAGGAAGTCGTCCCGACACTCCAGCAGGAGCTGTCGGACCTGCGAGCGCCGCGGCGGGTCTCGGTCCGCTGTCCCGACGACGAATCCGTCGCCGACACGCCGATCCAGGTCTCGATCGGCCTCGGCGGCCAGTCGGAGTTCGCGACGGCGGTCCAGAAGCTGGCCGAGGACGTCGAGTCGGGCGACCTCGCTCCCGAGGACATCGACGAGGCCGCCGTCGAGGACCACCTCGTCTTCCCGACCGACCCGGACCTCGTCATCAAGACCGGGGCCGAGCGGCTCTCGGACTTCATGATCTGGCAGTCGGTGTACTCGGAGCTGTACTTCACCGACGTGAACTGGCGGAACTTCCGCCGCCGGGACTACCTCCGGGCGTTGCGGGACTATCAGGAACGCCAGCGGCGGTTCGGTCGGTGA
- the uppS gene encoding polyprenyl diphosphate synthase, with protein MRDRVSRLGYAAYERLLRRELSGTPSHVAVIQDGNRRYARKQGEETTEGYTEGAQTTEALLDWCDELGIEEVTLYAFSTENFDRPEEQQEHLFDLIESKLRTFADADRVHDAEVCIRAIGETELLPDRVRDAIDYAEARTAQYDRLNLNVALAYGGRAELLGAARDIAAEVDAGELAPGDVGPETVEDRLYDGPTRDVDLIVRTGGDERTSNFLPWHANGNEAATFFCTPYWPEFRKVDFLRAIRTYENREASWRATRARRALALVRSLGRAEVPQARQVLRRFRDALPSGERDDIDIDEEYETAD; from the coding sequence ATGCGAGACCGGGTCAGCCGTCTCGGCTACGCGGCCTACGAGCGTCTCCTCCGGCGGGAACTGTCGGGGACACCGAGTCACGTCGCCGTCATCCAGGACGGGAACCGCCGCTACGCCCGCAAGCAGGGCGAGGAGACGACCGAGGGGTACACGGAAGGTGCGCAGACGACCGAGGCGCTGCTGGACTGGTGTGACGAACTGGGGATCGAGGAGGTGACGCTGTACGCCTTCTCGACCGAGAACTTCGACCGGCCCGAGGAGCAACAGGAACACCTCTTCGATCTCATCGAGTCGAAGCTCCGGACGTTCGCCGACGCCGACCGGGTCCACGACGCCGAGGTGTGTATCCGCGCCATCGGCGAGACCGAACTGCTGCCCGACCGCGTCCGGGACGCCATCGACTACGCCGAGGCCCGCACCGCGCAGTACGACCGACTCAACCTCAACGTCGCGCTGGCCTACGGCGGCCGCGCGGAGCTGCTCGGGGCCGCCCGCGACATCGCCGCGGAGGTCGACGCGGGCGAGCTCGCCCCCGGAGACGTCGGCCCCGAGACGGTCGAGGACCGCCTCTACGATGGGCCGACCCGCGACGTCGACCTCATCGTCCGGACCGGCGGCGACGAGCGCACCTCGAACTTCCTGCCGTGGCACGCCAACGGCAACGAGGCCGCGACGTTCTTCTGTACCCCCTACTGGCCGGAGTTCCGGAAGGTGGACTTCCTGCGGGCCATCCGCACCTACGAGAACCGCGAGGCCTCCTGGCGGGCGACCCGCGCCCGCCGGGCGCTGGCGCTCGTGCGCTCGCTCGGCCGGGCGGAGGTCCCCCAGGCCCGGCAGGTCCTCCGCCGCTTCCGTGACGCCCTGCCCAGCGGCGAGCGCGACGACATCGACATCGACGAGGAGTACGAGACGGCGGACTGA
- a CDS encoding cold-shock protein — MATGTVDFFNETGGYGFIDTEDSEEDVFFHMEDIGGPDLEEGQEVEFDIVQADKGPRAENLKRL; from the coding sequence ATGGCGACCGGTACGGTAGACTTCTTCAACGAGACGGGCGGTTACGGTTTCATCGACACAGAGGATTCCGAGGAGGACGTGTTCTTCCACATGGAGGACATCGGCGGTCCCGACCTCGAAGAGGGCCAGGAGGTGGAGTTCGACATCGTGCAGGCGGACAAGGGTCCGCGCGCCGAGAACCTGAAGCGGCTGTAG
- a CDS encoding DUF5778 family protein → MSDADALDEELYRRTKQLLEPGEIRLNGAVVHTEYDGSDEIEMMQATLEVGDVIAEGYGMDPEDTFVYSGSDDPEFASNQHQGLTLDDEEFVWECQQLLREGSFDLVFYYEASADHEAILDDIADAGYAVTGVRGD, encoded by the coding sequence ATGAGCGACGCCGACGCGCTGGACGAGGAGCTCTACCGCCGGACCAAGCAGTTGCTCGAACCCGGCGAGATACGGCTCAACGGGGCCGTCGTCCACACCGAGTACGACGGCAGCGACGAGATCGAGATGATGCAGGCGACGCTCGAGGTCGGCGACGTCATCGCCGAGGGGTACGGGATGGACCCCGAGGACACCTTCGTCTACTCGGGCAGCGACGACCCCGAGTTCGCCTCGAACCAACACCAGGGGCTGACCCTCGACGACGAGGAGTTCGTCTGGGAGTGCCAGCAACTGCTCCGGGAGGGGTCGTTCGACCTGGTCTTCTACTACGAGGCCAGCGCCGACCACGAGGCCATCCTCGACGACATCGCCGACGCGGGGTACGCGGTCACGGGCGTCCGCGGGGACTGA
- a CDS encoding DUF7577 domain-containing protein, which produces MISDAELAVRLLVYLFVLVAVPLSFVLMFRVMDYMAHDPLVEQFSGRTGPDTGQLDAYFQQAGIEARTCTYCGSANGPNYTYCHNCQERLSD; this is translated from the coding sequence GTGATCTCGGACGCCGAACTGGCGGTCCGACTGCTGGTCTACCTGTTCGTCCTCGTAGCCGTGCCGCTGTCGTTCGTCCTCATGTTCCGCGTGATGGACTACATGGCCCACGACCCGCTGGTCGAGCAGTTCAGCGGCCGCACCGGCCCCGACACCGGCCAACTGGACGCCTACTTCCAGCAGGCCGGGATCGAGGCCCGGACCTGCACCTACTGCGGGTCGGCGAACGGGCCGAACTACACGTACTGCCACAACTGTCAGGAACGGCTGTCGGACTGA
- a CDS encoding Lrp/AsnC family transcriptional regulator translates to MSEDLGTVDRAILNAFQGGFPVVERPFEPAAAALADHGVEVSGEELLARVRALDDDGVLSRFGALIDAEAIGGTATLVATHAPEERFDEHAEIVNDHPEVAHNYEREHPHLNMWFVLSVVDADRVPAVLAEIEAETGEQTYNMPKQQEFHVGAKFPVEGPQTQAVDCSALGPEVTPTDRRSLTPEELDLVLEIQDGLPVTATPYADVADAIGADTEWVLATIKRFEREGKVRRVGLVPNHYALGYSENGMTVWDVPDEVIDEVGPAVAEFDFVTHCYERPRHEGVWPYNFFAMTHGRSEAESDERIRQVRDRMAEHWDVGEADWDTLFSTRILKKTGIRVADRAEANVEST, encoded by the coding sequence ATGAGCGAAGACCTCGGGACGGTCGACCGGGCGATCCTGAACGCCTTCCAAGGGGGGTTCCCGGTCGTCGAGCGGCCCTTCGAGCCGGCCGCGGCGGCGCTGGCCGACCACGGCGTCGAGGTGAGCGGCGAGGAGCTGCTGGCGCGGGTCCGCGCGCTCGACGACGACGGGGTGTTGTCGCGGTTCGGCGCGCTGATCGACGCCGAGGCCATCGGCGGGACGGCGACGCTGGTGGCGACACACGCCCCCGAGGAGCGGTTCGACGAACACGCCGAGATCGTCAACGACCACCCGGAGGTGGCCCACAACTACGAGCGCGAGCACCCGCATCTCAACATGTGGTTCGTCCTCTCGGTGGTCGACGCGGACCGGGTCCCGGCGGTCCTGGCCGAGATCGAGGCCGAGACCGGCGAGCAGACGTACAACATGCCCAAACAGCAGGAGTTCCACGTCGGCGCGAAGTTCCCCGTGGAGGGGCCACAGACGCAGGCCGTCGACTGCTCGGCCCTCGGGCCCGAGGTGACGCCCACGGACCGGCGGTCGCTGACCCCCGAGGAGCTCGACCTCGTGCTGGAGATCCAGGACGGCCTGCCGGTCACGGCGACCCCCTACGCCGACGTGGCCGACGCGATCGGTGCGGACACCGAGTGGGTGCTGGCGACGATCAAGCGGTTCGAGCGCGAGGGGAAGGTCCGCCGGGTCGGACTCGTCCCGAACCACTACGCGCTGGGCTACTCCGAGAACGGGATGACCGTCTGGGACGTGCCCGACGAGGTGATCGACGAGGTCGGCCCGGCCGTCGCCGAGTTCGACTTCGTCACACACTGCTACGAGCGGCCCCGCCACGAGGGCGTGTGGCCCTACAACTTCTTCGCGATGACCCACGGCCGCAGCGAGGCCGAGAGCGACGAGCGCATCCGGCAGGTCCGCGACCGGATGGCCGAGCACTGGGACGTCGGCGAGGCCGACTGGGACACGCTGTTCTCGACCCGTATCCTGAAAAAGACCGGCATCCGGGTGGCCGACCGCGCGGAAGCCAACGTCGAGTCGACCTGA
- a CDS encoding precorrin-2 dehydrogenase/sirohydrochlorin ferrochelatase family protein, whose protein sequence is MIPLLHDFEAETVLVFGGGSVGARKARRFASEAEVVVVSPAFGDREFGDARLVRAAPDAEAAGEWIARADPALVVAATDDADLNAAAAAAARETGALVNRADDHGGQDFGDVVVPATVRDGPVTVAVATGGRSPALSKHLRQRFEDEFAGAGEMAALTGELREELRAAGVPPEERRDAVRRVVRADEVWKALDSGASNARQVADTVIGDHSGDSA, encoded by the coding sequence ATGATCCCCCTGCTCCACGACTTCGAGGCCGAGACGGTGCTGGTGTTCGGCGGCGGCTCCGTCGGGGCCAGGAAGGCCCGCCGGTTCGCCAGCGAGGCCGAGGTGGTGGTCGTGAGCCCCGCGTTCGGCGACCGCGAGTTCGGCGACGCCCGCCTCGTCCGCGCGGCCCCGGACGCCGAGGCGGCCGGCGAGTGGATCGCCCGGGCCGACCCCGCGCTGGTCGTCGCGGCCACCGACGACGCCGACCTGAACGCGGCCGCCGCGGCGGCCGCCCGCGAGACCGGGGCGCTCGTCAACCGGGCCGACGACCACGGCGGGCAGGACTTCGGCGACGTCGTCGTCCCCGCGACGGTCCGGGACGGCCCCGTAACCGTCGCCGTCGCCACCGGCGGCCGGTCGCCGGCGCTCTCGAAGCACCTCCGCCAGCGGTTCGAGGACGAGTTCGCCGGCGCGGGCGAGATGGCGGCCCTGACCGGCGAGCTCCGCGAGGAGCTGAGGGCCGCCGGCGTCCCGCCCGAGGAGCGGCGTGACGCGGTCCGGCGGGTCGTCAGAGCCGACGAGGTTTGGAAGGCTTTAGATAGTGGGGCGTCCAACGCCCGGCAGGTAGCAGACACCGTGATCGGAGACCACTCGGGTGATTCGGCGTGA
- the hemA gene encoding glutamyl-tRNA reductase — protein sequence MRGDSGVIVGVRVSHDRATVDQLERAAVDSQRHAVESLLATPAVSEAFALQTCNRTEGYVVAPDHETGLDALELFTRDVPDGVAVEMGHEESLRHLLRVAAGLESIVVGEDQILGQLRDAYEDARGVGGVGPLLEDGVTKAIHVGERARTETAINEGVVSLASAAVRLVDRECSLDGETALVVGAGEMGRLAAEALAERVGRVIVANRTVPHAEHLARRVDADGSAIALDAVGAAVEEARVVVTATGSNDHVFDAETFAASGETYVVDIAQPRDVPASADDLAGVTVYDLDALESVTAETREQRREAAEEVERLVDEEFDHLLAQYKRKRADRVISAMYESAERVKAAELNTAFSEAEFDDEQQAVVESMADAIVSQLLAAPTRSLRDAAEEDDWSTIQTALELFDPDFGPEGDEPPAFVEDMAVEDIPEGMRDEIPPAVLEQLADD from the coding sequence GTGAGAGGGGACTCGGGCGTCATCGTCGGCGTGCGCGTCAGCCACGACCGGGCGACCGTCGACCAGCTGGAGCGGGCGGCGGTCGACAGCCAGCGCCACGCCGTCGAATCGCTCCTGGCGACCCCCGCGGTCAGCGAGGCGTTCGCCCTCCAGACGTGCAACCGGACCGAGGGGTACGTCGTCGCGCCCGACCACGAGACCGGGCTCGACGCCCTCGAGCTGTTCACCCGCGACGTGCCCGACGGGGTCGCCGTCGAGATGGGCCACGAGGAGAGCCTGCGACACCTCCTGCGGGTGGCGGCCGGCCTCGAGTCCATCGTGGTCGGCGAGGACCAGATCCTGGGCCAGCTTCGCGACGCCTACGAGGACGCACGCGGCGTCGGCGGCGTCGGCCCGCTGCTGGAGGACGGCGTCACGAAGGCGATCCACGTCGGCGAGCGCGCCCGGACCGAGACGGCCATCAACGAGGGGGTCGTCTCGCTGGCCTCCGCGGCCGTCCGACTGGTCGACCGCGAGTGCTCGCTCGACGGCGAGACGGCGCTGGTCGTGGGAGCCGGCGAGATGGGGCGGCTCGCGGCGGAGGCGCTCGCCGAACGCGTCGGCCGCGTCATCGTCGCCAACCGGACGGTACCCCACGCCGAGCACCTCGCCCGGCGCGTCGACGCCGACGGGAGCGCCATCGCGCTCGACGCCGTCGGCGCGGCCGTCGAGGAGGCCCGCGTCGTCGTCACGGCGACGGGGAGCAACGACCACGTCTTCGACGCCGAGACGTTCGCGGCGTCGGGCGAGACGTACGTCGTCGACATCGCACAGCCGCGGGACGTGCCCGCGAGCGCGGACGACCTGGCGGGCGTCACCGTCTACGACCTCGACGCGCTGGAGTCGGTGACCGCCGAGACCCGGGAACAGCGCCGCGAGGCCGCCGAGGAGGTCGAGCGACTGGTCGACGAGGAGTTCGACCACCTGCTCGCGCAGTACAAGCGCAAGCGCGCCGACCGGGTCATCTCCGCGATGTACGAGAGCGCCGAGCGGGTGAAGGCGGCCGAACTCAACACCGCCTTCTCGGAGGCGGAGTTCGACGACGAGCAGCAGGCGGTCGTGGAGTCGATGGCCGACGCCATCGTCTCCCAGCTGCTCGCAGCGCCGACCCGGAGCCTCCGGGACGCCGCCGAGGAGGACGACTGGTCGACCATCCAGACCGCACTCGAACTGTTCGACCCCGACTTCGGCCCGGAGGGCGACGAACCGCCGGCGTTCGTCGAGGACATGGCCGTCGAGGACATCCCCGAGGGGATGCGCGACGAGATCCCGCCGGCGGTCCTCGAACAGCTGGCCGACGACTGA
- a CDS encoding HTH domain-containing protein yields MNDQSTAPRLELYVRSLLPDGASERQEAVIDQLDRLDREDEIEGYNVVVWGKQVAPESAAANTEEGRYVLNRVAEFKQWALSNNVSLESFYQTTTVESEVTDGAYDAMVLPVMGLAEYNEGELIHVAPCTEGDVVHTIMDRLERIEDGEPPALDQRAADVSVV; encoded by the coding sequence ATGAACGATCAGTCCACCGCGCCGCGGCTCGAACTGTACGTCCGGTCCCTGCTCCCGGACGGTGCCAGCGAGCGACAGGAGGCAGTCATCGACCAGCTCGACCGGCTCGACCGCGAGGACGAGATCGAGGGGTACAACGTCGTCGTCTGGGGGAAACAGGTCGCCCCCGAGTCCGCCGCCGCCAACACGGAGGAGGGTCGGTACGTCCTCAACCGCGTCGCCGAGTTCAAGCAGTGGGCGCTCTCGAACAACGTCTCGCTCGAATCCTTCTACCAGACGACGACCGTCGAGTCCGAGGTCACGGACGGGGCCTACGACGCGATGGTCCTGCCCGTGATGGGGCTGGCGGAGTACAACGAAGGCGAACTCATCCACGTCGCGCCCTGCACCGAGGGCGACGTGGTCCACACGATCATGGACCGGCTGGAGCGCATCGAGGACGGCGAGCCGCCGGCCCTCGACCAGCGGGCCGCCGACGTCAGCGTCGTCTAA
- a CDS encoding lycopene cyclase domain-containing protein translates to MLPDIGVLGPYTYLATEVAFGSVALALLWRAGAVRSAARTIAVLYPVAYVWDWYTLTVGVFSIELRTGVELLGIPVEEHVFIVVVPALVLGVHETLRLRDERD, encoded by the coding sequence ATGCTCCCGGACATCGGCGTCCTCGGTCCCTACACCTACCTCGCGACGGAGGTGGCCTTCGGGAGCGTCGCGCTCGCGCTCCTGTGGCGGGCCGGTGCCGTCCGGTCGGCCGCCCGGACGATCGCCGTCCTCTACCCCGTCGCGTACGTCTGGGACTGGTACACCCTGACAGTCGGCGTGTTCAGCATCGAACTCAGGACGGGCGTGGAACTGCTCGGCATCCCCGTCGAGGAACACGTCTTCATCGTCGTCGTCCCGGCGCTGGTCCTCGGCGTCCACGAGACGCTCCGGCTTCGTGACGAGCGTGACTAG
- a CDS encoding CBS domain-containing protein, producing MDIADIATREYVEVDAGKRLGKVRSIFDRENPKGIVVTEDGDYAGVITQKQLVQSHVEDDTKAGAMTRSAPKVELTDDVRDVARMLVEGGTKIAPVFEGTALWGIVTEDDILEAVLENLDALTVEDIYTEDVITVTEDDNLGQVINLLRKHGISRLPVLNDGSLTGMVTRHDIVDVVVRDMDKATRGDRRGEIERVLDIPVYDVMNSPVETANLGDSVEDAVSRMLDNDFAGLVVTATDDDGEVLGILTKTDVLRALSFTEEDHMDVQITNIKLLDTITREAIRADIEEVVDKYQAMQVQHAHVRFHEHKEKLRGTPLIQCQIRLRTNKGQAAGSGEGYGAETAFNVALDKLERNVLELKGVQADEEYRGQLLRKLGEL from the coding sequence ATGGACATTGCTGACATCGCCACCAGGGAATACGTCGAGGTCGACGCCGGCAAGCGCCTCGGGAAGGTCCGCTCGATATTCGACCGGGAGAACCCGAAGGGCATCGTCGTGACCGAGGACGGCGACTACGCGGGCGTCATCACGCAGAAACAGTTGGTCCAGTCCCACGTCGAGGACGACACGAAGGCGGGGGCGATGACGCGCTCGGCCCCGAAGGTCGAGCTGACCGACGACGTCCGCGACGTCGCGCGGATGCTCGTCGAGGGCGGCACCAAGATCGCGCCGGTGTTCGAGGGGACAGCCCTCTGGGGGATCGTCACCGAGGACGACATCCTCGAGGCCGTCCTGGAGAACCTGGACGCGCTGACCGTCGAGGACATCTACACCGAGGACGTCATCACGGTGACGGAGGACGACAACCTCGGCCAGGTCATCAACCTCCTCCGCAAGCACGGGATCTCCCGGCTGCCCGTGCTCAACGACGGCTCGCTGACCGGGATGGTGACCCGTCACGACATCGTCGACGTCGTCGTCCGAGACATGGACAAGGCGACTCGTGGCGACCGGCGGGGCGAGATCGAGCGAGTGCTCGACATCCCAGTCTACGACGTGATGAACAGCCCGGTCGAGACGGCCAACCTCGGCGACTCCGTCGAGGACGCCGTCTCCCGGATGCTCGACAACGACTTCGCCGGCCTGGTCGTCACCGCCACCGACGACGACGGCGAGGTCCTGGGCATCCTCACGAAGACGGACGTCCTCCGGGCGCTGAGCTTCACCGAGGAGGACCATATGGACGTCCAGATCACCAACATCAAGCTGCTCGACACCATCACCCGGGAAGCCATCCGGGCGGACATCGAGGAGGTCGTCGACAAGTACCAGGCGATGCAGGTCCAACACGCCCACGTCCGCTTCCACGAGCACAAGGAGAAGCTCCGTGGCACGCCGCTGATCCAGTGTCAGATCCGCCTGCGGACCAACAAGGGCCAGGCCGCCGGCTCCGGCGAGGGCTACGGGGCCGAGACGGCGTTCAACGTCGCGCTCGACAAGCTCGAACGGAACGTCCTCGAACTGAAGGGCGTCCAGGCCGACGAGGAGTACCGCGGCCAGCTGCTCCGGAAGCTGGGCGAACTGTAG
- a CDS encoding DUF7504 family protein — protein sequence MTDSYRLYGLPLDPVPAGTNLLVTGDPMGGTDGVAVRLLAGGLADDQGIAAVATDQRGEELLAACEAAAGDAFRGGHVGVIDCLGDQAGESDHPSVRRVGSPSDVTGIGMQLSRLWDGLGTRAVDGVRTGVVDVSTIVRYAGRAPVFRFLHMVTGRVGGDGLGVYVLYPDTHDSEVVGSLRPLFDGQIEVRHDAGLAVRARGLADQPTEWRPVDDG from the coding sequence ATGACCGACAGCTACCGCCTGTACGGGCTGCCGCTCGACCCGGTCCCGGCGGGGACGAACCTCCTCGTCACCGGCGACCCGATGGGCGGCACCGACGGCGTCGCGGTCCGGCTGCTGGCCGGCGGTCTCGCCGACGACCAGGGGATCGCCGCCGTGGCGACCGACCAGCGCGGCGAGGAGCTCCTGGCGGCCTGCGAGGCGGCGGCCGGCGACGCGTTCCGCGGGGGACACGTCGGCGTGATCGACTGTCTGGGCGACCAGGCCGGGGAGAGCGACCACCCGTCGGTCCGCCGCGTGGGGTCGCCCAGCGACGTCACCGGGATCGGGATGCAGCTCTCGCGGCTCTGGGACGGGCTCGGGACCCGCGCCGTCGACGGCGTCCGGACCGGCGTCGTCGACGTGTCGACGATCGTCCGGTACGCCGGCCGGGCTCCGGTCTTTCGGTTCCTCCACATGGTGACCGGTCGGGTCGGCGGCGACGGGCTGGGGGTGTACGTCCTCTACCCCGACACGCACGACTCCGAGGTGGTCGGATCGCTCCGGCCGTTGTTCGACGGGCAGATAGAAGTCCGACACGACGCCGGGCTGGCAGTCCGCGCCCGCGGGCTCGCGGACCAGCCGACCGAGTGGCGGCCGGTCGACGACGGCTGA
- a CDS encoding DUF7522 family protein, which yields MSDGLSEDAAGRLVERLRGLAGDELRGAIRYEETAYDLLYIRDDVAETYSEDEIAAAVDDIALEAMGDPERLSGLYRMGQLEATARWFSEGILVHVPADGTTGVAVSFDHTVSAQLGTIVSTAAAFVEAE from the coding sequence ATGAGCGACGGGCTGAGCGAAGACGCGGCGGGACGACTGGTCGAGCGCCTCCGCGGACTGGCGGGGGACGAACTCAGGGGGGCGATCAGGTACGAGGAGACGGCTTACGATCTCCTCTACATCCGGGACGACGTCGCCGAGACGTACTCCGAGGACGAGATCGCTGCGGCCGTCGACGACATCGCACTCGAGGCGATGGGCGACCCCGAGCGACTCAGCGGCCTCTACCGGATGGGACAGCTAGAGGCGACGGCCCGCTGGTTCTCGGAGGGGATCCTCGTCCACGTGCCGGCCGACGGGACGACGGGCGTCGCGGTCTCGTTCGATCACACCGTCTCCGCACAGCTCGGGACCATCGTCTCGACGGCCGCCGCCTTCGTCGAGGCCGAATGA